In Malus sylvestris chromosome 16, drMalSylv7.2, whole genome shotgun sequence, the following are encoded in one genomic region:
- the LOC126606868 gene encoding LOW QUALITY PROTEIN: actin-related protein 2/3 complex subunit 2B (The sequence of the model RefSeq protein was modified relative to this genomic sequence to represent the inferred CDS: deleted 1 base in 1 codon) yields the protein MRGRKFPGVRMACLERASPALKGILLKRYRDSNFMEIDHHLYEFGSVEYHIQSSASDTHYIYLSVSTPLLSQGVMRPYGISQYTKQMVKGIRPDIVEIVEPAKEGYQLTLRLDFSEIPNGKDSVKVIADIAAVQAVILSSQLKEMLMNVNPQDASQGMYKPLKLEYHPREPFFIIRQPQKIIAVFPIRFKDKTDVIIATAFFQELTDVGSCEKWRKVPPCCWSPIPPPELRGETFEDLSTNGGFVSFEITSRHVEGKRLDKTVWSLLNFYAYVKYHVKSTRSFIQRRMRKRLEGLVEVLGKRRNTEEEEKDEEEEKEGNHKVPANAGCMNMRKLIKISKPKVLQRRYDALSTKSRESVGGLKSMALGVFVVDG from the exons ATGAGAGGTAGAAAATTTCCGGGAGTCAGGATGGCATGCTTAGAGAGGGCATCCCCAGCTTTGAAGGGAATTCTGCTCAAACGGTACCG TGACAGCAATTTCATGGAGATTGATCATCACTTATACGAATTCGGTTCTGTTGAATACCATATCCAG TCTTCGGCATCAGATACGCATTATATCTACTTGTCAGTGTCAACCCCGCTCCTTTCCCAGGGAGTCATGCGTCCGTATGGGATTTCGCAATATACTAAACAGATGGTAAAGGGAATTCGTCCTGACATTGTGGAGATTGTTGAACCTGCAAAAGAAGGATACCAGCTTACTTTAAGACTTGATTTTTCTGAGATTCCAAATGGAAAAG attctgTGAAGGTAATTGCAGACATTGCTGCCGTGCAAGCAGTAATCTTAAGTTCTCAGCTGAAAGAAATGTTGATGAATGTTAACCCTCAAGATGCATCGCAAGGAATGTATAAGCCACTCAAACTCGAATATCACCCAAGAGAGCCTTTCTTTATTATTAGACAG CCGCAGAAAATCATAGCAGTATTCCCGATACGTTTCAAAGACAAAACAGATGTCATTATTGCAACAGCATTCTTTCAG GAGCTTACGGATGtcggaagttgtgaaaaatggAGGAAAGTGCCTCCTTGTTGCTGGTCACCCATTCCACCTCCAGAGTTAAGAGGAGAAACTTTTGAAGATTTGAGTACGAATGGAGGATTTGTCTCTTTTG AGATTACTTCACGTCATGTCGAAGGTAAAAGACTGGACAAGACAGTATGGAGTTTACTGAATTTCTATGCCTATGTTAAATACCATGTAAAG AGCACCAGAAGTTTTATTCAGAGAAGGATGAGAAAGCGTCTTGAAGGACTGGTTGAG GTCCTGGGTAAGCGAAGAAacacagaagaagaagaaaaggacgAGGAAGAGGAAAAAGAGGGAAATCACAAGGTTCCAG CAAATGCAGGATGCATGAACATGAGAAAACTGATCAAGATATCAAAACCTAAAGTCCTACAGCGAAGATATGATGCCTTGAGCACG AAATCAAGAGAATCCGTTGGCGGATTAAAATCCATGGCTTTGGGCGTTTTCGTCGTCGATGGTTGA
- the LOC126609197 gene encoding uncharacterized protein LOC126609197: protein MASLATHFSAFALLFPIGLRRLICSSALYLKNPSLYRSKAWYFSEPKWKNFDLYSLTIALPIASFSEIFIFLAFSGHPTYRFAFFQQSAAIFMFWALVLLIIFRENIDPLNFNEGFVFVFAAVSFFVEYSVIGKGISGLGGAVYDMLAALTLICAFSCLYLSIRPCSFFAEFFLSSGLVFKGTWILQLGLSLYTDAFGLNGCKKMSVWPNQDNAEWKCNLEEDGLRGVAVMKLLFIGHAIAVLVLSFVLFALLASNWNLQVGKGSGQLLAQLDSEHVLMPPGGEIGLE, encoded by the coding sequence ATGGCATCACTAGCAACCCATTTCTCCGCCTTCGCCCTCCTCTTCCCCATAGGCCTCCGCCGCCTCATCTGCTCCTCCGCCCTCTACCTCAAGAACCCATCTCTCTACCGATCCAAAGCTTGGTACTTTTCAGAACCCAAATGGAAAAACTTCGATTTGTACTCTCTCACCATCGCCCTCCCCATCGCCTCCTTCTCCGAAATCTTCATCTTTCTGGCCTTTTCCGGCCACCCCACCTACCGCTTCGCCTTCTTCCAGCAATCAGCCGCCATTTTCATGTTCTGGGCACTCGTCCTTCTGATCATCTTCCGTGAAAACATCGACCCTTTGAATTTCAATGAAGGGTTCGTCTTCGTTTTTGCAGCGGTTTCCTTTTTCGTTGAGTACTCTGTGATCGGCAAGGGAATTTCGGGTCTTGGTGGCGCTGTGTATGATATGCTAGCTGCATTGACTCTAATTTGTGCATTTTCTTGCCTGTATTTGTCGATTAGGCCATGTTCGTTTTTCGCCGAGTTTTTCTTGTCCTCTGGATTGGTTTTTAAGGGCACTTGGATTTTGCAACTGGGGTTGTCCTTGTACACTGATGCATTTGGGTTAAACGGGTGTAAGAAAATGTCAGTGTGGCCTAACCAGGACAATGCTGAGTGGAAATGTAACCTTGAGGAGGACGGGTTAAGGGGTGTTGCtgtgatgaagctcttgttcaTCGGGCATGCGATTGCGGTCTTGGTATTGAGTTTTGTGTTGTTTGCTTTGCTGGCAAGTAACTGGAACTTGCAGGTTGGCAAGGGCAGTGGTCAGTTGCTAGCACAGCTAGATTCGGAGCATGTGTTGATGCCTCCTGGCGGTGAGATTGGGCTTGAATGA